A stretch of DNA from bacterium:
CAGAAAAAAGTTCCGGTTTAACTTTCAAATACATGCACCTCAGGTTCGTCTGATAGACAGTGATGGGCAGCAGTTAGGGATTGTTGATAGAAAAACCGCTCTCCAGAAAGCGAGAGAAAGAGAATTGGACCTTGTTGAAATTGTACCCACTGCATCACCTCCGGTATGCAGGATAATGGACTTAAATAAGTTCCTTTATGAACAAAAGAAAAAAGAAAAAGAAATAAAGAAACGACAGAGAATTATACAGACAAAAGAGATACGGTTTACACCTGAAACCAGTGAGCATGACTATAAGTTTAAAAAGCAACATGTAGAGGAGTTTTTAAAAGAAGGTCACAGGGTAAAGGTAACTATATTTTATAAAGGTAGAGAAATAATGCATAAAGAAAGGGGCTATCAACTATTAGAACGGTTGACAAAGGAACTATCTGCTACAGGAAAGGTAGAGAGACCTCCTAAATTAGAAGGACCAAGATTAAGTGTGACACTTATACCGATTTTAAAAGGGGATGTAAAATGCCAAAACTAAAAACCAAAAAGTCAGTAGCAAAAAGGTTCAAAATTACAGGGACAGGCAAGGTAATGCATTATGGGGCAGGGGGAAGTCATCTGCTCTCCAAAAAAAGTTCTAAGAGGAAAAGACGGCTAAAGAGACATTCTGAATTAACAAACAGAGGGGATATAAAGACAGTTAAAAGGTTATTACCATATAGATAAGGAGAAAGACCATGCCACGAGCAACAAACGCACCTGCATCAAGACAGAGAAGAAAGAAAGTCCTTAAAAGAGCCAAAGGTTACAGACAGGGACGTTCTAAACTTTACAGAAGAGCGAGAGAATTTTCAGAAAAAGGACTTACATATGCCTATAGAGATAGACGTACCAAAAAAAGAAACTTCAGGGCGCTTTGGATTGCAAGGATTTCTGCTGCCTGTAAAAACAATGGTATATCTTACAGCAGATTTATTGCAGGACTTAAAAAAGCCGATATAAATCTTAATAGAAAATCTCTCGCTGATATAGCATTTCATAATCCATCTGTGTTCTCTGATCTTGTACAAAAAATAAAGGAGGCCTCACAGGTGTAGTTTAATGGTCTTGATAAGAAATTGTATATTTCTGACGGTTGTTCTTTATATCTTCATCCTGAATGTTTTACTATTCTTAGATAAACTCTTTTCTCCCCTTTTTTATTTTGTTTCTCTTACAGTATTAATCTCTGTGTTTATTGTTGTTGAATTGTTATACTCCATGCAGACCAATAACCAAATCCATCTACTAAGGCGAGAAAATGAAAAGTTAAATTTACATGTTATGGATATGAAAAACGAATCTGTACTTCTAACAACTCTTACAGATATAATAGAGACATTTGGAGAGGAGATATCTCTTGATGACACTCTGGAAAAAATCGCTGAATCAGTAAAGAACATTTTTCAAAGAGAAACCGTTGCCCTGCAACTTATGGGAGAGGCATTCAAAAAATGTGTTCTTGGAAGAGACATATCAATACCTGACGAAATGTTAGGTGGTGTAGTGCTTAAACCGAGGCCTCTGCTTGTCAACAATACATCTTCTTTTCCTGAATATCAAAACCTTACAAAACAGGGCATAACTTCTTTCATCATTTCTTCATTCCATCATAAAAGAAAGATTACAGGAATGATAGGGGTCTTTTCTTTTGAAAACAGGGCTTTTACACTGCAAGACCTTGAACTGCTCAGGATGGTATCTGCCCCTACATCCCTGCTTGTTGAAAACGCTGAACTTTTTGAAAAGACAAAACTTCTTGCCATCACAGATGTCCTTACAAGTCTTTATAACAGAAGATACTTTGAAAACATTTTTGAAACAATATTTAGTGAAGCGCGAGATAAAAAGAAGATTCTTTCTGTCTGTATGATTGATATTGACTATTTCAAATACTATAACGACCTCAATGGACATCCTGCTGGAGATTATGCATTGAAAAAGATAGCAGAACTCATTAAACTATCCATTAAAGGTTCAGATATTGTAGCACGGTATGGGGGTGAGGAGTTTATACTCGTTCTTCCTGATACAAAAAAAGAAAATGCTGTGGGGCTCTGTGAATACATAAGGAAGAAGATAAAGGACTTCCGATTTAAAAATGAAGAGCGTCAACCAAATGGAGACCTTACAATAAGTATGGGAATTGCCTCTTACCCGGAAGATGCAGAGACAGGAGAAGAATTGGTGAAGAAAGCGGATACTGCACTTTATAAAGCAAAAGAATTAGGCAGGGATCGCGTTGTCACAGCATAATATCCTTTTTTATCTCACTCCATATAGAGTCAGCAACAAAAATTATATTCTTCTGATATTGTCTGCTTTTCTCTTCTCTCTTTCTTCTGTATTCTTCTTCTAACTCAGCAATTTTCTTTGTGGTCGCTGATTCAGAGATACTTCTATATTTCTTTATCTCTGCTTCTAAAAATTTTTCCTTTTCCTGCCTTAACCTTTCCAATTGCGCAGATAATGAATTTCTGATAGTCAGTGCCTTTCTCTCTGCTTCTTTTAAAATCTCTTCTGCCTTATCTTCTGCTTCCTTTATCTCTTTAACTTTTTCTATTACCATTGTTATCTCTCTCTGGAAAACACTACCCTGCCTTTATATATCGTTTTTATAACTCTTCCTTTCATTTTTCTTCCTATAAAAGGTGAGTTTTTGCTTTTTGACTTTATATCCTCTTTCCTGTATATCCATTCTTCTTCAGGGTCAAAAATTACAATATCTGCATATTTACTTTCAGAAAGGCATCCCTTATCAACACCTAAAATCCTCGCAGGACCTGTAGTAAACAAAGAGATTATCTTCATTAAGGACACTCCTTTATCCTGAAGTTCCATTGAAAGAGACAGCGCTGTTTCAAAACCAATCATACCGAAGGGAGCATTTTCAAAACCAGTCCCTTTTTCTTCTTCTGTATGTGGCGCATGGTCTGTAACTATACAATCAATTGTTCCGTCTTTCAGTCCTTTAATCAGTGCGGATATATCTTTTGTAGTCCTCAGAGGCGGGTTTACCTTCATATTTGTATTATATCCCTTTACATCCTCTTCTGTTAAAAACAGGTGGTGGATTGCTACTTCTGAAGTAAGGTTATCCATATGCCTTTTGGCTTCTCTTACCATCTCCACTGAATCAGATACAGAAAGATGTGCAAGATGGAGATATCCACCTGTCATTTTTGCGAGAGAAATATCTCTATTTATCATTATTGTCTCTGCTTCTGCTGGTATACCTCTTAATCCCATTTTTGTAGAAATAACTCCTTCATTCATCACACCGTTCCTTGAAAGGTTCTTATCTTCTGAATGGGATATAATGGGCTTTCTATAAAGTTTTGTATATTCAAGTGCACGTCGCATAACGAGAGA
This window harbors:
- the infC gene encoding translation initiation factor IF-3 codes for the protein MYNIVKKGGCIIHQNVRREQDNRKKFRFNFQIHAPQVRLIDSDGQQLGIVDRKTALQKARERELDLVEIVPTASPPVCRIMDLNKFLYEQKKKEKEIKKRQRIIQTKEIRFTPETSEHDYKFKKQHVEEFLKEGHRVKVTIFYKGREIMHKERGYQLLERLTKELSATGKVERPPKLEGPRLSVTLIPILKGDVKCQN
- the rpmI gene encoding 50S ribosomal protein L35 translates to MPKLKTKKSVAKRFKITGTGKVMHYGAGGSHLLSKKSSKRKRRLKRHSELTNRGDIKTVKRLLPYR
- the rplT gene encoding 50S ribosomal protein L20, with product MPRATNAPASRQRRKKVLKRAKGYRQGRSKLYRRAREFSEKGLTYAYRDRRTKKRNFRALWIARISAACKNNGISYSRFIAGLKKADINLNRKSLADIAFHNPSVFSDLVQKIKEASQV
- a CDS encoding sensor domain-containing diguanylate cyclase, whose amino-acid sequence is MVLIRNCIFLTVVLYIFILNVLLFLDKLFSPLFYFVSLTVLISVFIVVELLYSMQTNNQIHLLRRENEKLNLHVMDMKNESVLLTTLTDIIETFGEEISLDDTLEKIAESVKNIFQRETVALQLMGEAFKKCVLGRDISIPDEMLGGVVLKPRPLLVNNTSSFPEYQNLTKQGITSFIISSFHHKRKITGMIGVFSFENRAFTLQDLELLRMVSAPTSLLVENAELFEKTKLLAITDVLTSLYNRRYFENIFETIFSEARDKKKILSVCMIDIDYFKYYNDLNGHPAGDYALKKIAELIKLSIKGSDIVARYGGEEFILVLPDTKKENAVGLCEYIRKKIKDFRFKNEERQPNGDLTISMGIASYPEDAETGEELVKKADTALYKAKELGRDRVVTA
- a CDS encoding dihydroorotase, with the protein product MGILIKNGYLIDPSTKREGVFDILIEKDKVSRIAKRIDTKRVEVIDAKGMQVFPGLIDIHCHLREPGGEDKETIYTGSLSAVSGGFTTICCMPNTSPSLDNKVAIRFVIDRARESLCDVLPIGAITKGREGKELAPYGEMVEEGAVAFSDDGDCVMDSLVMRRALEYTKLYRKPIISHSEDKNLSRNGVMNEGVISTKMGLRGIPAEAETIMINRDISLAKMTGGYLHLAHLSVSDSVEMVREAKRHMDNLTSEVAIHHLFLTEEDVKGYNTNMKVNPPLRTTKDISALIKGLKDGTIDCIVTDHAPHTEEEKGTGFENAPFGMIGFETALSLSMELQDKGVSLMKIISLFTTGPARILGVDKGCLSESKYADIVIFDPEEEWIYRKEDIKSKSKNSPFIGRKMKGRVIKTIYKGRVVFSRER